Proteins co-encoded in one Gossypium arboreum isolate Shixiya-1 chromosome 11, ASM2569848v2, whole genome shotgun sequence genomic window:
- the LOC108477616 gene encoding uncharacterized protein LOC108477616, translated as MSQDHRKLDAKSICNCIMPLVKDSPIIPVSTLIADMQARFQYRVSYRKVWWAKQMAIQQLYGDWDESYNELQSWISAMVEYVPRTVVDLQTLPYRGPNGELELGKIVFRRLFWTFDPCVRAFSHCKPVVQVDGTWLYGKYTQILLIAVVQDGNRNVLPIAFVIVELENSESWAYFIRNLRRHVVRQDNICIISDRSKGLVAAIRQSEVPWRSVYCIRYIAVNFHNEYKNRDWRKRIVNMGYELEPHRFRHKLVRLETDMAGYKPSLTQWLSSMEPWQWAQCFEDGYRYGHMTTNLVEAVNSVLRRTRHLLISAVFSATFYRLATLMPKIGLKQAKQLEAGHVYVEKIRNAMKDNTQRARLMNVELYSRNLETFRVTEYINRRSGIPP; from the exons ATGTCTCAAGACCACCGAAAATTGGATGCCAAAAGTATTTGCAATTGCATCATGCCACTGGTGAAAGATAGCCCAATCATTCCTGTGTCGACATTGATTGCAGACATGCAAGCTCGATTTCAGTACAGAGTGTCATACAGGAAAGTGTGGTGGGCGAAACAAATGGCCATCCAACAATTGTACGGCGACTGGGATGAGTCATACAATGAACTTCAGAGTTGGATTTCAGCAATGGTAGAGTATGTCCCAAGAACTGTCGTGGACTTGCAAACGTTGCCTTATAGAGGCCCTAATGGAGAATTAGAACTGGGAAAAATAGTGTTTCGTCGACTGTTCTGGACTTTCGATCCATGTGTTAGGGCCTTCTCCCACTGCAAACCGGTAGTGCAAGTTGATGGAACATGGCTTTATGGAAAATACACGCAGATACTTCTGATTGCTGTTGTACAAGACGGTAATAGAAATGTACTACCAATCGCTTTTGTCATCGTAGAGTTAGAGAACTCTGAATCATGGGCATATTTCATTCGAAACTTACGGAGACATGTTGTCAGGCAAGATAACATTTGCATTATATCTGATAGATCGAAAGGTCTTGTTGCTGCAATTCGGCAATCGGAGGTTCCGTGGAGGTCTGTCTATTGTATTCGTTACATCGCTGTGAACTTCCACAATGAGTATAAGAACAGAGACTGGCGCAAACGAATTGTCAACATGG GGTATGAGCTGGAACCACACCGATTTAGACATAAGTTGGTGAGGTTAGAGACTGATATGGCGGGCTACAAACCTTCTCTTACACAGTGGTTGAGTAGCATGGAGCCGTGGCAATGGGCTCAATGTTTTGAGGACGGGTACCGTTATGGCCACATGACAACTAACCTTGTTGAGGCCGTTAACTCCGTCTTAAGGCGTACGCGTCACTTGCTAATTTCAGCTGTTTTTTCAGCCACATTTTATAGGTTAGCAACCTTAATGCCAAAAATTGGGTTGAAACAAGCAAAACAGTTAGAGGCAGGACACGTGTACGTCGAAAAAATCAGAAATGCCATGAAAGATAACACTCAAAGAGCTAGGTTGATGAATGTAGAACTATATTCTCGAAATTTGGAAACTTTTCGAGTGACAGAGTATATCAATCGTCGGTCAGGGATCCCGCCATGA
- the LOC108479828 gene encoding non-specific phospholipase C6-like — protein sequence MGESKASPPPSFSFIFSLFLTVACLFTPLGAQQQSPIKTIVVLVMENRSFDHMLGWMKQHVNPSINGVTGDECNPVSTKNPNPESICFTDDAEFVDPDPGHSFEAVEQQVFGSSTIPSMSGFVEQALSMSKNLSETVMKGFRPESVPVYAALVKEFAVFDRWFSSIPGPTQPNRLFVYSATSHGSTSHVKKQLAHGYPQKTIFDSLHENDKDFGVYFQNIPTTLFYRNLRKLKYVFKFHQFDLKFKKDARKGKLPSLTVIEPRYFDLKGLPANDDHPSHDVANGQKLVKEVYEILRASPQWNQTLLVITYDEHGGFYDHVHTPYINVPSPDGNTGPAPSFFKFDRLGVRVPTIMVSPWIKKGTVISGPKGPFPNSEFEHSSIPATVKKMFNLSSNFLTHRDAWAGTFERVVGELSSPRTDCPEKLPEAAPLRTTAANEDAGLSEFQSEVVQLASVLNGDHFLSGFAEEMHTKMSVKGAHEYVKGAVSRFIRASKEAIKLGADESAIVDMRSSLTTRSSSIHN from the exons ATGGGGGAATCCAAAGCCAGTCCACCACCTTcattttccttcattttctcACTGTTTCTCACTGTTGCATGCCTCTTTACACCATTGGGAGCTCAACAGCAGTCACCCATCAAGACCATAGTGGTGTTGGTGATGGAAAACAGATCCTTTGACCACATGCTTGGGTGGATGAAGCAACACGTCAACCCTTCAATCAATGGAGTAACTGGAGATGAATGCAACCCGGTTTCAACAAAAAACCCGAACCCGGAATCCATATGCTTCACCGACGATGCTGAGTTTGTGGATCCGGATCCAGGTCACTCTTTTGAAGCTGTTGAACAACAGGTGTTTGGTTCTTCCACCATTCCTTCCATGTCTGGTTTTGTGGAACAAGCATTGTCAATGTCCAAGAACCTGTCTGAGACTGTAATGAAAGGGTTTAGACCCGAGTCAGTCCCGGTTTACGCTGCTCTCGTGAAGGAATTTGCAGTTTTCGACCGGTGGTTCTCTTCAATCCCCGGTCCAACCCAACCCAATAGACTCTTCGTTTATTCAGCCACTTCCCATGGTTCAACCAGCCATGTTAAGAAACAGTTAGCCCATGGCTACCCACAAAAAACAATCTTTGACTCTCTCCATGAGAATGATAAGGATTTTGGGGTTTATTTCCAAAACATACCCACAACTTTGTTCTATAGAAACCTTAGGAAATTGAAGTATGTTTTCAAGTTCCATCAGTTCGATTTGAAGTTCAAGAAAGATGCTAGGAAAGGTAAGCTTCCTAGCTTGACGGTGATCGAACCGAGGTATTTCGATCTTAAAGGATTGCCTGCAAATGATGATCATCCATCCCATGATGTTGCTAATGGCCAAAAGCTTGTTAAAGAGGTGTACGAGATATTGAGGGCAAGCCCTCAATGGAACCAGACACTTTTGGTGATTACTTACGATGAACACGGTGGATTCTATGACCATGTCCACACCCCATACATCAATGTCCCAAGCCCAGATGGGAACACCGGTCCGGCTCCTTCTTTCTTCAAGTTCGATAGGCTCGGTGTTCGAGTGCCGACGATCATGGTCTCTCCTTGGATCAAGAAAGGCACTG TGATTAGTGGTCCGAAGGGTCCTTTCCCGAACTCTGAATTCGAGCACTCATCGATCCCTGCAACGGTAAAGAAAATGTTCAATCTATCTTCCAACTTCTTGACTCATAGAGATGCTTGGGCCGGCACTTTCGAACGCGTTGTCGGAGAGCTATCCTCTCCTAGAACTGATTGCCCAG AGAAGTTACCGGAGGCAGCACCACTGAGGACAACAGCAGCAAACGAAGACGCTGGTCTCTCTGAATTTCAGAGCGAGGTAGTTCAACTAGCCAGTGTGCTTAATGGTGACCACTTCTTGAGCGGCTTTGCCGAGGAGATGCACACAAAGATGAGCGTAAAAGGAGCTCATGAGTACGTGAAAGGCGCAGTTTCAAGGTTTATAAGAGCAAGCAAAGAGGCCATAAAGTTGGGAGCCGATGAATCTGCCATTGTTGATATGAGATCATCGCTTACAACTCGATCTTCTTCGATCCACAACTAG
- the LOC108477399 gene encoding CBS domain-containing protein CBSCBSPB5-like, whose product MKSQSGSSRRSLSIVSVSSGRKKMLENGGSDSFRKLVPSSHSMSLSGERTVKRLRLSKALTVPDSTSIYEACRRMAARKVDALLLTDSNALLCGILTDKDITARVIARELNLETPVSKVMTKNPVFVLSDSLAVEALQKMVQGKFRHLPVVQNGEVIALLDIAKCLYDAIARMERAAEKGKAIVAAVEGVEKNWGTSISGQNTFIETLRERMFRPSLSTIITDNPKIVTVSPDDTVLVAAKKMLESQLSSAVVTVDNKPQGILTSKDILMRVIAQNLPPETTPVEKVMTPNPECATVDTSIVDALHQMHVGKFLHLPVLNRDGEIVAIVDVIHITHAAIATVGSTSGINNEATTTMMQRFWDSAIALPPNEDDDEARSESSLKLASETGRCLPYPSSYLPNTFGFKIQDRRGRMHRFICDTRSMTDVITAILQRLEDDIDRNRVPQILYEDEDHDKVVLASDNDLAAAVEHAKLLGWKGLKLHLDYSGKQNRRRGSGSGSLDYAQSDAWAAAYSAVAAGAAVVAGLSLLAYLRKAGN is encoded by the exons ATGAAAAGTCAAAGCGGTTCGTCGAGGCGAAGTTTATCAATTGTAAGTGTCTCATCAGGGAGGAAAAAAATGTTGGAGAATGGAGGTTCCGACTCTTTCCGAAAACTCGTACCATCTTCCCATTCTAt GTCACTTTCTGGAGAGCGTACTGTGAAGAGGTTGCGGCTGTCAAAGGCTTTGACAGTACCTGATAGTACAAGCATTTATGAGGCTTGCCGTAGGATGGCTGCTCGTAAGGTTGATGCTTTACTGCTTACTGACTCTAATGCATTACTTTGCGGAATCCTCACAGACAAG GACATAACAGCAAGAGTGATTGCTCGGGAGCTTAATTTGGAGACACCCGTTTCCAAAGTGATGACCAAGAATCCTGTATTTGTTCTTTCTGACTCTCTTGCTGTGGAGGCGCTCCAGAAGATGGTGCAAG GAAAATTTAGACACTTGCCTGTTGTACAGAATGGGGAAGTTATTGCCTTACTAGATATAGCTAAGTGCTTGTACGATGCTATTGCTCGAATGGAAAGGGCAGCTGAAAAGGGAAAAGCCATTGTTGCAGCTGTTGAGGGTGTAGAAAAAAATTGGGGAACTTCTATATCTG GTCAGAATACATTCATTGAGACACTTCGTGAGCGTATGTTCAGGCCGTCACTGTCTACAATTATCACAGACAATCCAAA GATTGTAACAGTTTCACCTGATGACACAGTTTTAGTGGCTGCAAAAAAGATGCTTGAATCTCAATTAAGCTCTGCAGTTGTGACAGTTGATAACAAACCACAAGGAATTTTAAC TTCAAAGGATATATTGATGCGGGTAATAGCACAAAATCTGCCTCCAGAGACTACCCCAGTTGAGAAG GTCATGACTCCTAACCCAGAATGTGCAACAGTGGACACATCAATTGTTGATGCTTTGCATCAGATGCATGTTGGGAAATTTTTACACCTTCCTGTGCTAAATAGAG ATGGAGAGATTGTTGCTATTGTTGATGTAATCCACATAACTCATGCCGCTATTGCCACA GTTGGGAGCACTTCTGGAATCAATAATGAGGCTACCACAACAATGATGCAAAGGTTTTGGGATTCTGCAATTGCTTTACCACCCAATGAAGATGATGATGAGGCTCGAAG TGAAAGTTCTTTGAAGCTGGCTTCTGAGACAGGGAGATGTCTTCCCTATCCTTCATCCTATTTGCCAAATACGTTTGGTTTCAAAATACAAGATAGAAGGGGTCGAATGCATAGATTTATTTGTG ATACACGAAGTATGACAGATGTAATAACTGCTATCCTTCAGAGGCTGGAGGATGACATAGACAGGAACAGGGTGCCTCAGATTCTG TATGAAGATGAAGACCATGACAAAGTTGTACTGGCATCAGACAATGATCTTGCAGCAGCTGTGGAGCATGCAAAATTGCTTGGTTGGAAG GGTTTGAAATTGCATCTAGATTATTCAGGAAAACAAAATCGACGAAGGGGTTCAGGTTCTGGAAGTTTGGATTATGCTCAATCAGATGCATGGGCTGCTGCATACAGTGCGGTTGCAGCCGGGGCTGCAGTTGTTGCTGGGCTGAGCTTATTAGCATACTTGAGAAAAGCCGGTAATTAG